tcctattacaactattaatTTGTggtatcaatattttatataaaatgagAAAATTGGAGTATTAGTTTTTAGAATTTTGATCCAATTGTTATACAATTGtgttaaattttaataattaaatttcacaaaattttaatTCAGCGCCAAAATTTAATGAACAAAATCCAAAGATCAATGCTCAATTTGTATCTTTATAagttgagtaaattgtagcaatggtccctgaactttaatcaaattggagcaatggtccctcaactaaaaatccattaccattggtccctcatcttatcaaaatgtgtagctatagtcattttcatcaatttcttcaaaattttgtcaaaatatgttatgttggaataaccatttatataattagggtccctcaactcatcaaagtgtgtaattatggtctttttcgtcaactacgtaaaaaaatttgttaaaacgagttatgttggaaggaccattgctacaattgggttaaagttaagggaccatttctccagttgaattaaagttgagggactaaaggtaatggatttttagttgagggaccatagctgcacgttttgatgagttgaaggaccaatggtaatggatttttagttgaaggaccattgctccaattgagttaaagttaagggaccatagctacaatttactcttataagttataacaaTGACTTAGAACATAACATCTTAACtaacatatataaaatatagaACATAACATTTTAAGTAACATATATAAAACatagaaaataacattttaactAACATATATAAAATATGGCTCAGAGTATATGTAAAATCACTTATGACAACgacgtttttatttttattttttattacaagCTGTATTCTATAATAACGTATTGTAGAAGACGGAGAAGATGATGATAACAACCAGCACAATTTATcacttattttacaaaattggaGTTGTTAATAACTCTGgttggttaaattttttttgtaaacgatagattttattagattaaatgttaaattaaCCATTAACGAGGTCCAAATTTACACAGTTATGTAAgaactcaattttttttcactaCTATGATAAAGCGTCACTTGTTTTGGTTAGTTAAATTTAGATACCTATTAATAATTTTACATAATTtccagaaagaaaaataaataaattatgagCGTGGTGTTCCCCTCCCCAGATATGCGAGAAAAGCAACTCAGTCGCTCATTCATGCACACAATCTTATATtaactttttataaaaagagaagcatataaataaaaggaaaactaataaaaagggtttgaaaacttttagttttaatgataagcataaaataaagggtaaaatgaatagtaccaggattgactttttagtgtaaaaatgtggtttttcgttaaaatgaacagaaTCAGGAGCtattcgttaaagttctctagaTAAAATGTGATtaactttttttataaaaagagaaagacagAATAAAgtgtgagagaagagaaagaaaagacgaggagagaatccaagtcctttCCGGATCCGCCAAGCTGAGTTTCCTTCCAAATCTTGCCAAACGTCATTGTGAAACACTCAGTACGCAAGCAAGCAATCACAATTAAAACGCCAACGAAACCATCCAACTTCCCAACCTCCTATAAGACTCCATTAATACAGAAAAGATCAGCTCTTGAAATCCAgaaccagagagagagagagagagagagagagagtgtgtgtgtgtggtattAATTTGCAAACCAGAAAATGGGCAGCAGCGGAAAGGGCCGGACAGTTCTGGAGGTGGGAGCCGACGGCGTCGCTCTCATCACCATCATCAACCCACCTGTCAATTCCCTCTCGGTCGATGGTACTTTCCTTCCCTCCAATTTTACCCATCACAAGTTTTGATCTTTTGGGATTttgatttgtttatttttgtgggTTTTCAGTTTTATGTTCTGCAAGTATTTGTATATGTTTGAATAGTTTACTGGGTAGCTGAAATTTTTACCCTTTGATCCataatttgattcaaataaGTATACTGTCATTAACCAAAACGTGTTTAAATTCTACTAATTCCCCTCTCTACCTCTCTGTGTTTCAGTGTTGTACAGCTTGAAAGACAGTTATGAGGAGGCCCTGAGAAGAAACGATGTGAAGGCAATTGTTATAACAGGTATATGGGGCAATTTGGTTATCGTTTTTCAAGAGCTGGGGCTGTTTGCTAATGAAATTCATGTTGGTTGGACCAGGTGCTAAAGGAAAATTTTCGGGTGGTTTCGATATTTCTGCTTTCGGTGGACACCAAGGTGGGCAGAAAcgtatgtttaatttttttatgtttgtatTTTAATGATCTAGTAAGTAGTATTTCATCACTACATGGTCTATTAAGTTCCCAACTCCCTGGTTATGTGTTGCAGAGGAGCAGAAGCCCGGTTTTATATCCGTGGAGGTAATCACTGATATTTTTGAAGGTAAATAActgttttgttttgtgcttttacTTATTGTATATCCGTTTTACAAGAACGGCATTGCTTGAATTGACCTGTGATGGGTTGGTTGATCTTCCAGGTGCAAGGAAACCTTCAGTTGCCGCCATTGATGGCCTTGCACTGGGGGGAGGTTTGGAGGTGGCAATGGTATGTGTTGCAGTTGTTTTGGAGTTTTGACTGAAGGCTTTTATACTGGATTTTGTTTGATGAcatttttatgttcttgtgTCAGGCATGTCATGCCCGAATATCGACTCCTACTGCACAATTGGGGTTGCCCGAGCTGCAGCTTGGACTCATTCCCGGTTTTGGAGGTATGACTCCAGTTTTTTGAATTGATTAAGTATCATAATTTAATACTGAAATACCTTCATGTTGAAAGCTTAGATGAGAGAGCTGGTTTGTTGTCAATAAACTTTACTAAGACATTGTATCAAATAGTACATTCATCTGGTTGGCGTCCGAGGCCGTCCCCTGTTCTGTGAGCTCATCTTACTGGCcacgaaaagagaaaaagaaaaagaatacagTTGCACGATCATATCAGAATGTATATGACATATTGGCATTGTTGATATGATATTCCTTGCATATTTTAGATTGCAATCACATGAACCTGAATTTTCTCAGGAACGCAACGGCTTCCACGTCTTGTTGGAATCTCAAAGGCACTTGAGATGATGCTGGTGTGTTGTGCGTTTGGTCATTTCTAAACATCTTAATATCTTGTATAGTTTTGGCATGCTGACTTTATTAATACTGATTAAATTCCCTCCCCCATTTCCTTTTGTCTATGCCCTATTAGACATCAAAACCAGTTAAAGGGGAAGAGGCTCATGATTTAGGCCTTGTAGATGCTATTGTTTCACCCGATCAGTTGGTAAGCACTGCACgtaagtgggtgttggatatCTTGGAGCGTAAAAGACCTTGGGTTGCTAGTCTTCACAAAACCGACAAGTTAGAGCCCCTTGGAGAAGCTAGGGAAATACTTAAATTTGCAAGAGCTCAAGTCCGGAAGCAGGCTCCCAATCTCAAACACCCATTGGTTTGCATTGATGTTGTTGAGGAGGGTATAGCTTCTGGGGGTCGGTCTGGACTTTGGAAGGTCCTTATCTGTTTCCAtattctctttcattttgccaAACATATATGCATGCAATGGTAAGACACTGTTTCTGGCCATTTCAGGAGGCTGAATCATTTCAAGGACTTCTGCAGTCAGACACTTGCAAGAGCTTGGTCCATGTCTTCTTTGCTCAACGTGGAACTTCAAAGGTTTGACACACAACTTTTCCTGATTCATCTCTACTATATAACCAACCTGCATCCTGTGATGGAATTTAAACTGGATGATGAACTTTTAACTTATTTCCCTGCTGTTAATTTGAAAGCAATTCTATCAAATTCAACTGTCTTTGATTCCTATTGAAGCAGGATGATTGTGTGGATGTTTAAGTTTGGTCAATACTTAGTTGTTTAGCTGCTTTTTAGGAAGTTAGAGGAATTTTTTAGCCATGCTTGTTGAACTTATACCTTAGTAACTAAAATTTAACTAGTTTTGGTTGAAAATTCATAAGAACACGCATCTCTTAAAAATTGGAATTGCGCTTCCGAGTAACAATTTTAATTGATGAAACATAGGATAGCATTATTGTAAAATTGGTTACTAACTGATATTTGGCCTTACCATAAAACCACATTTTCTTTGATATAACTTTCTAATACGTGAATTGTTGTCTCATAACTGTATATAGGTACCTGGGGTTACTGATCGTGGTTTGATGCCTAGACGAGTGACTAAGGTTGCTGTCATTGGTGGAGGGTTAATGGGGTCTGGAATAGCTACCGCATTGATTCTTAGTGGTTATCCAGTGATCCTGAAAGAAGTAAACGATAAGTTCTTGCAGGCTGGGATTGGTAGAGTCAGAGGTGAGGCTAGAAGTCCTTTTAGAATTTAAGGTTCTACTTTAGtattgtattttaaattgatattttcttctaaaagcttaatctttcatttattttcacATGTGTAGTAACAAATAACAATGCTTCTAAAAGTTTTATTCTTGtaagaattaaaataaaatacgTATTATTTGTTCCTGTGTATAATATCAGCTCGTTGTTAAGTATTTGTGATGGCAATCTGCTATAAGTTGTCACTTTTCTGGTTCAGCCAATCTGCAGAGCCGCGTcaagaaagggaaaatgacTCAAGAAAAGTTTGAGAAGACCCTCTCTCTTCTTAAGGGTGTCCTGGATTATGAAAACTTTAGAGATGTAGATATGGTCATAGAGGTAATTATTAAAGCATGTTCGATTTCATTCAACCTTTTTATGTTCATTTGGCAGATAGGGGAAAAGGTCTGACATATTCATCTTCTATGCTTGAAATAGGCCGTTATTGAGAAGGTTTCTCTAAAGCAGCAGATTTTTGCTGATCTTGAAAAATATTGCCCACAACACTGCATACTTGCAAGTAATACTTCCACAATCGACTTGAACCTCATTGGAGAGAAGACCAAGTCTCATGATCGGATTATTGGTGCCCATTTCTTTAGGTAATACTGTGAAGTGTATGTTTGTCctcgttttttcttttttcctcaaATTATTAACTTGAGAACTGATTGTGCTCTCTGCCCAGCCCGGCACATGTCATGCCACTTCTGGAAATTGTTCGTACTAATCAGACATCTCCCCAAGCTATTGTTGATTTGCTAGAAGTTGGGAAGAGAATAAAGAAAACACCAGTTGTTGTTGGGAATTGCACAGGATTTGCTGTGAACAGAGTGTTCTTTCCTTATACGCAAGCTGCTCTCTTGCTTGTTGAACGAGGTGCTGATGTTTATCAGATTGATAGGGTAATTGCCAAATTTGGAATGCCTATGGGCCCATTCAGGTCAGTAATACTTTTGTGAAAACTTATGATTTGGTGGTTCCTGCGTTCTCCCTCCCTCAAAAATTCCTTTTTCTGTCATTAACCTGAGTTTGATATCCTATATATTCATTCAGATTGGTTGATCTGGTTGGGTTTGGCGTGGCAATTGCAACCGGCACGCAATTTGTTgtgaactttcctgagcggaCGTATAAATCAATGCTCATCCCTTTGATGCAGGAGGATGGGAGGGCAGGTAATAATTTGTTGTTAGGCTTGTAGTTGGCTGGTGAAAATTTATTTACCAACTTCTTACTTATACAGTTATACTCACAGATcataagtatttttcataagagAATAGATTCCTTACATTCTTATTGTTTTAGGTGAAACTACTCGAAAAGGGTTCTATACTTATGATGATAGGCGCAAAGCTACCCCAGATACTCAATTGAAAGGATATATTGAAAAGTCAAGAAGCATTTCGGGTGTTTCCATAGATCctaaggtctctctctctctccctccctctccctctccctctccctctccctctccctctctctctctctctctctctcactcacccACTCCCACACCCACACACCCCCACCATCTCCCTCGTGCAATTGCTGACACCGTCtgaattataaattataatagtaACAATTCTGACCCAAGTTTGTGACATCTCAACTCAGCTACTCAAGTTATCAGAACAGGACATAGTGGAGATGATATTTTTCCCTGTTGTAAATGAGGCATGCCGGGTGCTTGCTGAAGGCATTGCAGTAAAAGCTGCCGACCTTGACATTGCTGCAATCATGGGAATGGGTTTCCCACCATACAGGTTTGTATTTATAGTTGGGAATACCTTAAACGCCATAAGCTGTGTAATAACTTGTTTGGGCACTTCTGTTTAGGGGAGGTCTCTTGTTCTGGGCTGATttacttggatccaagtacATATATTCAAGATTGGAGGAATGGTCAAATACTTATGGTGAATTTTTCAAGCCTTGCGCCTATTTGGCTGAAAGAGCTGCAAACGGGGCTCCTCTGGTAAGAAATCTGAACTGTTATGTTTATCCTGTAGTTTCATTGATTATACAGAATTGACTTAGTGTTGCATCTTAAAAATACTAAGCCTTTACTACGCTATAATTTGGGccaatgcttttggttgaactGCTTGTGATTTACTGGTTGAGCAATGCTACGAATCTCAACTCTATTATAACTTACATGCCTATTACGTTCCATCATAACCAAGAGGCTTATATTCCCGTACATTTCCTTTTTCCCCCGTAAGCCTCCAACATGCACAGAATTGCACAGCTGAACGTTATTGTGCAACGTGAACCCAATAACGACTTTGGATTGTGGAATTTTCTGGATTAGATTACTGATTATGGCATATTATTGGTGTATGTTGCTCGTTCTGCATGCCTAATAGCGTTTTCCACTGCTCCCTTGCAGAGTTCTCAGTCGAACCAAGCAAAATCACGGTTATAAGAAAGTTTCCCGGTTGCATGGGGATCGACGGTTGCCGTTTTCTTCAGTCCCAAGTATCCTTTTCCTTTCCATGTTTTAGATGGCTCAGGAACAAATGAATGATGTAGGAGATATATGGTATGGCCTGATAGCTTGGATAAGTTGATGAATAATTGTTATGTATACTAATTACTATATTTACTTTGTTACATCTTCAATATAAGTTGATGAATAAATGTAGTGTAAATACATTCAATTATTTAATTGATAAAGCCAAAGAGCAAAATATGTTAAGAACATCAACATGTGCCCTCACAATGCGGTTGCGGGTCTGCTGTTTCTATTGTAGGATATCTTCTCTCATCACTTGATATGTATCAATGCATTTAACTAGATAATTAACACTTATAACtttaatatataaaacataaagAATAAATGGTCAAGGGTAATTGTGGTTTGGCCCATATTGCTTCATGCAGGTTTGGAAATAAGTCGCGCATTGGATGCATGATGCTTCTCCATATGTACTACTTTTCTTTGTATGGCGTGACATGATTCACGAAAATACACTTATGCTCCGGTATGTTAGATGACACTGTCAAAGAACGTGATGATCGAATAAATTTGGGTTTGTGCATGCATGGTTGTACGTAGGTACCAAACGGGATAGGGTTTCTTCTGGGAACGATGCAGCTAGTGCTGTACAGAAATGCAAAACCATCCAAacatatttcaaatggcggACTGTTGGAAGAAGGAAGGCAATATGAACTCCTCTCATCCTCTGTATTCTTCTCACTAGGAGGATATAATGTTGGACTTCTTACTCACAACCCAATACGAAAAAACATTGGGCCTAACGAATTTACCATCATCACCCATGAAGCCACATGCGGTCCGaccaataaaaagaaagaaaataagttAATTACGTTAACATGTAtacttcgaaaaaaaaaatatgtgtacTTCGAGATCTTTGTTATACATGGCGAGAATCTACTTTAAAGAGAGATGAATCGGGCTAGGCCATACAATAGGCCAACCACTTATCAAGTATTAAACTCAACACTAATATAATATGTCACAGTTATCTATATGAGTCGAACTTGAGActttttacttacaagtgaagaaaaatattattacaGTAATATTAATACATATCGTTTGTTAAGAGTTATATTAAGTATCCAGTGAATTTGACCAAAGTGTAAGAAAAAGTTGTTCACTTGCATTACAAGGAAAGAAATgtcaaaagtatttcatatcgaAGATGCAAGTCTTGCATATAATTTATTCTATTAAGAGAAGAGcccttgtcaactttttttcaattttgtcctcacttttgatacacaatgtTGACAAAAAGgagggtaaaatagtaattttgtaccttttgacaaaataacaatcatatccctatttttcctattttactttttttttttttgagaaaatgacaatcatatacttatttttccaatttttccttcacttttgatacacaatatttatataaggaggacaaaataggaaaaaatggggaaaaaagttgacaatgaggcttctcttaataaCACTTTTGAttcacaatatttacataaggaggacaaaataggaaaaaatgggAAAAGTTGACAAGGATGTTTTTTTGATAATAgtatagaaaaaaaatgcacttattaagaaaaaggggaaaaaagttgacaatgaggcttctcttaataatagtatagaaaaaaatatgcatttattaaaaaaattattcacacacacaaagtaGTGCTTGCTAATAACATTGAAAGAAAGTCATGTTATCGCCCCGTCAAGTCCAACAACGTTAAAAGTATTCTAAAAATATTCATCATTTGTTATCTACAAACTTTACGCTGGGAACCCTAATTGTTATTTAAAATTCAATTTTGCATCTAGTTAAATATTTTGGACTTTCAGTTTCATTAAAATTTCTGCTATATTTACCATTTCTTTGTGTAATTTTGGAAGAGGATCTCTTTTTGTGAAAATTCCTAGAATCTGGATGGAATTCAAATCCTGTAATTTGAGTTGTTATACGGAAATGGATCATCTTCAGATCATTTCCTCCTAATCCATTAAGTTCGGAGATCCGggctattaaaatttgatccaacggttaaaatTATTACAAGTTTTAAAGTGGGACCCTTTTTGTAgccattagatcaaattttaatgatcaAGATTCTCAAATTTGGtgaattaggaggaagggatttGGATCCCTTTCCTTGTTATACAATCTCAGAATTCAAAATAAAAGAAGGAATGGGCCAAGACTGCCGAGTGtatgggatttggatcctctccgaggcaaTTGGTCGGGATCTTTCTGACCGGTGTCTATGGGccattggatttttatccaacagcTACAAATAGGGTgccttttaaaagttataataattgtaatcgttggataaaaatctaatAGTCCACAGATACCGGTCAGGAGGATCCCAACCAATTACCTCCGAGAGGATCCAAATCTGAGTGTATGAAGTGAGTGACATGCATGCCTTCGAGAAAAAAGGCATTTATGCATATGCTCAGCTCAGCTGTACCACTTTAACTTAAACaaacattatttaataaaataaatttataagCTTTTCTATATAATATATGGTCCCCTTAAAGTCATGTTATAACGATAAAGGTTTTGTCTTATTTGTTACAAAATATTATTGCCATCCTATGACCACTTTAGGGCTgctttggtattgctgtgttttgaaaaaaaactgtttctgctgtGTTATGAGAATAAGCTCACTTTTGCTGCTTCtcgtttttcagtttttttcacaaaaaactgtgaaaataagctgtttttaaatgtttaccaaacacctttttgaactcaactttttttaatactcacttttataaaaacacttcagtaccaaaccagtacttagTCAAGTCCACTAGTCTAAAGGGAAAagcaaaaaagataaaaagataAAGACAAAATCTTTCTTCAGTTTAACaataaatttttcaatgtgtcaGTAGCACGGTGCGATAGTCATAGTACAACTGGTTGTATActtgaaaaaagaaattttCTAACCGTAAAACTTGATGTGTTAGACCGTATTTCCGGCATACTGAAATATTTCTCCAACTCAACAGCATGCGGGAACACACTCTTGAGTACGTCAACTTTTGGGTGCAAGGAACATGATACACAACCAGGCCCGCTGTTTTCGTGAGTGAGCCGGCCGAACAACTTAGGTGGTCTGATCGAGGACTCACACGAGTATGCAAATGTCCTAGTTATCATATTCTATCAAAACTCACGGGATATATTTGAAAAATACGTGAATAGAGTTTGGTGTTTCTCACGGTGCGAAAATGTTCTTATTAGACAACCCTACCATGTATTGAcggaatattaaaaaaatacaagatGAAGCCGGTTTGGCAGTGTACAATGCGTACCCTCTCAAGCTTCTCTATAAATCATGTGA
The nucleotide sequence above comes from Malus sylvestris chromosome 16, drMalSylv7.2, whole genome shotgun sequence. Encoded proteins:
- the LOC126607901 gene encoding glyoxysomal fatty acid beta-oxidation multifunctional protein MFP-a-like isoform X2 — protein: MGSSGKGRTVLEVGADGVALITIINPPVNSLSVDVLYSLKDSYEEALRRNDVKAIVITGAKGKFSGGFDISAFGGHQEEQKPGFISVEVITDIFEGARKPSVAAIDGLALGGGLEVAMACHARISTPTAQLGLPELQLGLIPGFGGTQRLPRLVGISKALEMMLTSKPVKGEEAHDLGLVDAIVSPDQLVSTARKWVLDILERKRPWVASLHKTDKLEPLGEAREILKFARAQVRKQAPNLKHPLVCIDVVEEGIASGGRSGLWKEAESFQGLLQSDTCKSLVHVFFAQRGTSKVPGVTDRGLMPRRVTKVAVIGGGLMGSGIATALILSGYPVILKEVNDKFLQAGIGRVRANLQSRVKKGKMTQEKFEKTLSLLKGVLDYENFRDVDMVIEAVIEKVSLKQQIFADLEKYCPQHCILASNTSTIDLNLIGEKTKSHDRIIGAHFFSPAHVMPLLEIVRTNQTSPQAIVDLLEVGKRIKKTPVVVGNCTGFAVNRVFFPYTQAALLLVERGADVYQIDRVIAKFGMPMGPFRLVDLVGFGVAIATGTQFVVNFPERTYKSMLIPLMQEDGRAGETTRKGFYTYDDRRKATPDTQLKGYIEKSRSISGVSIDPKLLKLSEQDIVEMIFFPVVNEACRVLAEGIAVKAADLDIAAIMGMGFPPYRGGLLFWADLLGSKYIYSRLEEWSNTYGEFFKPCAYLAERAANGAPLSSQSNQAKSRL
- the LOC126607901 gene encoding glyoxysomal fatty acid beta-oxidation multifunctional protein MFP-a-like isoform X1, whose product is MGSSGKGRTVLEVGADGVALITIINPPVNSLSVDVLYSLKDSYEEALRRNDVKAIVITGAKGKFSGGFDISAFGGHQGGQKQEQKPGFISVEVITDIFEGARKPSVAAIDGLALGGGLEVAMACHARISTPTAQLGLPELQLGLIPGFGGTQRLPRLVGISKALEMMLTSKPVKGEEAHDLGLVDAIVSPDQLVSTARKWVLDILERKRPWVASLHKTDKLEPLGEAREILKFARAQVRKQAPNLKHPLVCIDVVEEGIASGGRSGLWKEAESFQGLLQSDTCKSLVHVFFAQRGTSKVPGVTDRGLMPRRVTKVAVIGGGLMGSGIATALILSGYPVILKEVNDKFLQAGIGRVRANLQSRVKKGKMTQEKFEKTLSLLKGVLDYENFRDVDMVIEAVIEKVSLKQQIFADLEKYCPQHCILASNTSTIDLNLIGEKTKSHDRIIGAHFFSPAHVMPLLEIVRTNQTSPQAIVDLLEVGKRIKKTPVVVGNCTGFAVNRVFFPYTQAALLLVERGADVYQIDRVIAKFGMPMGPFRLVDLVGFGVAIATGTQFVVNFPERTYKSMLIPLMQEDGRAGETTRKGFYTYDDRRKATPDTQLKGYIEKSRSISGVSIDPKLLKLSEQDIVEMIFFPVVNEACRVLAEGIAVKAADLDIAAIMGMGFPPYRGGLLFWADLLGSKYIYSRLEEWSNTYGEFFKPCAYLAERAANGAPLSSQSNQAKSRL